From Argopecten irradians isolate NY chromosome 12, Ai_NY, whole genome shotgun sequence, one genomic window encodes:
- the LOC138336242 gene encoding uncharacterized protein, which yields MTVLMVDVYVASTWFGVGYERNGMDPQENTTRCLRKRKAVGLPPFELKISEKRPKMTGAERSRNFRERLKKNPELYKAHRAYETARTKNIRAELKEDQRLAYNAKSRERMRKYRERQKAEGVVVRKVRRVMTRTEAEVLRRKWRDEKRRLRENMTSQKRRRVNELRRIRYKQKTQLKSVKVAQTTLTGEHDVIDEPCTSRTSAFPSEMAKRKAISRAKKTLPNSPKQFSSVVASIISSATPRKKTELHKEIICSPKARKRLDILESMNINLRNNLKNMGKTKKAIVQKRYMAYSLIKNAKKTCNPSREVVNGLGFSQKFINKVQNLDNNNLDSRKRRNDAMPTKTTETVENFYDRTDLVRTLPQNATKKGVKKILECSLLTMYEEFKKDHPHVKISYSKFVAMKPQNVMPMSKNKLMACLCEYCVNVELKIEAMNTLKKQKAARTGDQEEEVPFPSNKFDLSKLTTCDIETKACIDRTCQDCGTDKINNLLVNLTSEVDTTVTWFEWERTKYTNSSGKESLRMMKIRKEQNASDFREKIKTDLLPFPKHIFDAKWQSKQFATLSKEVPENTALFCCDFAENFACSYQDEAQGAHWSYDQVTIHPVVCYYRCPEESCNLVVEESFLVISDDHLHDSHAVHHYTKLAVEHLKTKGIRIDKLIQFSDGASSQYKGRTNFADLAYGPEDFCSFEKHFFGSQHGKGPCDREIGTVKRSVVLAVKARRAEITDARTFFEYCNSSLARPKNATEHAHFKRTSTFVTVGDIDRKRPERTSLKPVKATRKFHSFRSTENSQVTNIVESRERSCFCMACLGETTEDGCPNKHMIGEWISHDLKKRTRGNMTNQVGRARAGDGGMRAVGGVRVRGGGVRVRGGGARVRGGGARVRGGRGRGTRRGGRGYDGLITTEGLSSVTDEDLDERRSDVEDADVEVRRGRGQGRGGRGPRRGGRGRGRGGRGRGRGRGRLEDTDEEDTDEEYSASMSDGADHISMTDGEDPMSMTDEEELSPIIPSQAPCSQFLAEVLDSPSLDQSTSSLDLSFIIQNICQDDSINLSDTPIKWDDATFAMLDNGGSGAFLGFPVTKDPVETTTHAQCTTNPTSAVSVDMHTVGRPVYVMDEAPPVEDIGDPPVEDTGAPPVEDIGDPPVEDIGDPPVEDNGDPPVEDIGDPPVEDTRAPPVEDIGDPPVKDIGDPPVEDIGDPPVEDIGDPPVEDIRAPPVEDIGDPPVEDIGDPPVEDIGAPPVEDIGDPPVEDIGAPPVEDIRDPPVEDTGAPPVEDIGDPPVEDIGAPPVEDIGAPPVEDIGDPPVEDTGAPPVEDIGDPPVEDIEDPPVEDTGDPSDGGPSVGDSGFPVVNNHVKTTTHKKECTKNSPSADIQLQTLKRDTTGYNISSRSRGAGGRYSQRSSQRYVQTLWKNLTHQIWCRWDIDFCTSLKKLINLLWHIESLIL from the exons ATGACAGTTTTGATGGTCGATGTTTACGTCGCGTCCACGTGGTTTGGTGTCGGTTACGAACGAAACGG GATGGATCCGCAGGAAAACACCACTCGCTGTTTGCGTAAACGGAAAGCTGTAGGCCTACCACCATTCGAATTGAAGATTTCTGAGAAACGACCGAAAATGACTGGTGCAGAGCGAAGTAGGAACTTTAGGGAACGCCTAAAAAAGAATCCAGAGCTATACAAAGCTCATCGCGCGTATGAAACGGCACGTACAAAAAACATAAGGGCAGAACTAAAAGAAGACCAACGTTTGGCATACAATGCGAAAAGTAGAGAAAGAATGAGGAAATACAGAGAGAGGCAGAAAGCGGAGGGAGTTGTAGTCAGAAAGGTACGCAGGGTTATGACGAGGACGGAGGCGGAAGTTCTGCGGAGGAAGTGGCGAGATGAGAAGAGAAGATTGAGAGAAAACATGACGAGCCAGAAAAGACGAAGGGTGAACGAACTGAGACGTATACGATATAAACAGAAGACCCAGCTAAAGTCTGTGAAGGTAGCCCAAACTACTCTCACTGGTGAACATGATGTCATTGATGAACCATGCACCAGCAGAACCAGCGCGTTTCCTTCAGAAATGGCGAAACGCAAAGCCATCTCCAGAGCCAAGAAGACCCTACCAAACAGCCCCAAACAGTTCTCTAGTGTTGTAGCTTCCATAATCTCGTCAGCAACTCCAAGAAAAAAAACTGAACTCCACAAAGAGATTATATGCAGCCCGAAAGCAAGGAAGAGGCTTGACATACTCGAGTCTATGAATATTAATTTGAGAAATAACTTGAAGAACATGGGCAAAACGAAAAAGGCAATTGTTCAGAAACGATACATGGCATACTCATTGATAAAAAATGCGAAGAAAACTTGCAATCCGTCTCGTGAAGTAGTGAACGGACTTGGGTTCTCACAGAAATTTATCAACAAAGTACAAAACCTTGATAACAATAACCTTGACAGCAGAAAGAGGCGTAATGATGCAATGCCCACGAAAACAACAGAAACTGTTGAGAACTTCTATGACAGAACAGACTTGGTAAGGACACTTCCTCAGAACGCGACCAAGAAGGGGGTTAAGAAGATTCTTGAATGTTCCTTGCTGACCATGTATGAGGAATTCAAAAAAGACCACCCGCATGTTAAAATCAGCTACAGCAAGTTTGTCGCTATGAAGCCCCAGAATGTGATGCCCATGTCCAAAAATAAATTGATGGCTTGTTTGTGCGAGTATTGTGTAAATGTGGAGCTTAAGATTGAAGCGATGAACACTTTGAAGAAACAAAAAGCTGCTAGAACAGGAGACCAAGAGGAAGAGGTGCCGTTTCCATCAAACAAGTTTGATTTGTCTAAGTTAACAACCTGCGACATCGAAACTAAAGCATGCATTGACAGGACATGCCAGGACTGCGGCACAGACAAGATCAACAATCTTTTAGTCAACTTGACGAGCGAGGTAGATACTACAGTAACGTGGTTTGAGTGGGAACGTACTAAGTACACAAATTCTTCTGGGAAGGAATCATTGAGAATgatgaaaataagaaaagaaCAAAATGCGAGTGATTTTCGAGAGAAGATAAAGACAGATTTGCTACCATTTCCCAAACATATATTTGATGCTAAATGGCAAAGTAAGCAGTTCGCTACACTATCCAAAGAAGTTCCAGAAAACACTGCTCTCTTCTGCTGTGATTTTGCAGAGAACTTTGCCTGCAGTTACCAGGATGAGGCACAGGGTGCGCATTGGTCATACGATCAAGTGACAATCCACCCTGTAGTCTGCTACTACAGATGCCCCGAAGAGTCCTGCAACTTGGTTGTGGAGGAGTCATTTTTAGTGATCAGTGATGACCATCTTCATGATTCCCATGCTGTCCATCACTATACGAAGCTAGCAGTGGAACACCTGAAGACAAAAGGGATAAGGATTGACAAACTCATCCAATTTTCAGATGGTGCCTCGTCGCAATATAAAGGAAGGACAAATTTTGCAGATCTCGCATATGGTCCAGAGGATTTTTGTTCGTTCGAGAAACATTTCTTCGGATCACAGCACGGCAAGGGACCATGTGACAGGGAAATAGGAACTGTTAAGCGCAGTGTCGTCTTAGCAGTGAAAGCACGTCGCGCAGAGATAACAGATGCCAGAACATTTTTCGAGTACTGCAATTCCTCGCTGGCAAGACCAAAGAATGCAACAGAGCACGCCCATTTCAAGAGGACTAGTACATTCGTCACTGTCGGAGATATTGACCGTAAAAGACCAGAGAGAACAAGTTTGAAACCAGTGAAAGCAACTCGAAAATTCCACAGTTTTAGATCTACCGAAAACAGTCAAGTAACAAACATTGTCGAGAGCCGGGAGAGATCATGTTTTTGTATGGCCTGCCTTGGAGAAACAACAGAAGACGGATGTCCCAACAAACACATGATTGGTGAATGGATATCACATGACTTGAAAAAAAGGACTCGAGGCAATATGACGAATCAAGTTGGACGTGCAAGAGCTGGAGATGGAGGAATGAGGGCTGTTGGTGGAGTAAGAGTTCGAGGTGGAGGAGTGAGAGTAAGAGGCGGAGGTGCAAGGGTTAGAGGCGGAGGTGCAAGGGTTAGAGGCGGAAGAGGTAGAGGGACCAGAAGAGGAGGTAGAGGGTATGACGGATTGATCACAACAGAAGGTCTTTCATCAGTAACGGATGAAGACCTGGACGAGCGGCGGTCAGATGTAGAGGATGCAGATGTCGAGGTTAGAAGAGGGAGAGGGCAAGGTAGAGGCGGCAGAGGACCACGTAGAGGCGGCCGAGGGCGAGGCAGAGGCGGCCGAGGGCGAGGCAGAGGACGAGGTAGATTGGAGGATACGGATGAAGAGGATACGGATGAAGAGTATTCTGCATCAATGTCAGATGGTGCGGATCATATATCAATGACAGATGGAGAGGATCCTATGTCAATGACAGATGAAGAGGAACTTTCACCAATTATCCCAAG CCAGGCGCCCTGTTCGCAGTTTCTTGCTGAGGTCCTAGACTCTCCCAGTCTTGACCAGTCGACTTCGTCGTTGGATCTCTCTTTCATAATCCAGAACATATG CCAAGATGATTCCATTAACTTGTCCGACACACCAATCAAATGGGATGATGCAACTTTTGCAATGCT CGACAACGGTGGATCCGGAGCTTTCCTTGGCTTTCCAGTCACCAAGGATCCAGTTGAGACCACCACTCATGCGCAGTGTACAACGAATCCGACATCTGCTGTCAGTGTTGATAT GCACACTGTTGGTAGACCTGTATATGTGATGGATGAGGCCCCACCAGTCGAGGACATCGGAGACCCACCCGTCGAGGACACCGGAGCCCCACCTGTCGAGGACATCGGAGACCCACCAGTCGAGGACATCGGAGACCCACCAGTCGAGGACAACGGAGACCCACCAGTCGAGGACATCGGAGACCCACCCGTCGAGGACACCAGAGCCCCACCAGTTGAGGACATTGGAGACCCACCAGTCAAGGACATCGGAGACCCACCAGTCGAGGACATCGGAGACCCACCAGTCGAGGACATTGGAGACCCACCTGTCGAGGACATCAGAGCCCCACCTGTCGAGGACATCGGAGACCCACCAGTCGAGGACATCGGAGACCCACCAGTCGAGGACATCGGAGCCCCACCTGTCGAGGACATCGGAGACCCACCAGTCGAGGACATCGGAGCCCCACCAGTCGAGGACATCAGAGACCCACCCGTCGAGGACACCGGAGCCCCACCAGTTGAGGACATCGGAGACCCACCAGTCGAGGACATCGGAGCCCCACCTGTCGAGGACATCGGAGCCCCACCAGTCGAGGACATCGGAGACCCACCTGTCGAGGACACCGGAGCCCCACCAGTCGAGGACATCGGAGACCCACCAGTCGAGGACATCGAAGACCCACCTGTCGAGGACACCGGAGACCCATCGGACGGGGGTCCATCCGTCGGGGACAGTGGCTTTCCAGTCGTCAATAATCATGTTAAGACCACAACTCATAAGAAGGAGTGCACAAAAAATTCACCATCTGCTGATATACA ATTACAGACGTTGAAGAGAGATACTACTGGATACAATATTTCAAGCAGGTCAAGGGGGGCAGGTGGTCGCTACAGCCAAAGATCTTCGCAGCGTTACGTACAGACTTTGTGGAAAAACTTGACCCACCAGATTTGGTGCAGATGGGACATCGATTTTTGTACCAGTTTaaaaaagttaattaatttACTGTGGCATATTGAAAGTCtgattttatga